A part of Flavobacteriaceae bacterium GSB9 genomic DNA contains:
- a CDS encoding urocanate hydratase has translation MTFKEQILQGIPLELPPSYKYPKDANRAPKRKDILSKAEKQLAVKNALRYFPKKWHEVLASEFAQELMDFGRIYMYRFKPTYKMYARDITKYPAKSLQAASVMLMIQNNLNPEVAQHPEELITYGGNGAVFQNWAQYLLTMQYLANMTDEHTLHLYSGHPMGLFPSPIQAPRVVVTNGMMVPNYSKPDDWEKFNALGVTQYGQMTAGSFMYIGPQGIVHGTTITVMNAFRKKLSKNGSPAGKIFLTAGLGGMSGAQPKAGNIVGCITVCAEVNPKAATKRYEQGWVDVLVDNLKDLVARVKKAQTEKEIVSMAYIGNVVDVWERFYDENIFIDVGSDQTSLHIPWTGGYYPEGVPYEDANRMIREAPERFKEKVQESLCRHAAAINKHAKRGTYFFDYGNAFLLEASRAGADVMAANSIDFKYPSYVQDILGPMCFDYGFGPFRWVCTSGKPEDLEATDAMAAEVLQNIMQTAPEEIQLQMQDNITWIKNAKSNNLVVGSQARILYADAEGRTKIAQAFNDAVGRGVIGPVVLGRDHHDVSGTDSPYRETSNIFDGSKFTADMAMQNVIGDSFRGATWVSIHNGGGVGWGEVINGGFGMLLDGTKEAEERLKSMLFFDVNNGIARRSWARNDEALFAIKREMQRTPNLKVTLPNLVKNECLENLF, from the coding sequence ATGACATTTAAAGAGCAGATATTACAAGGTATTCCATTGGAATTGCCACCATCGTATAAGTATCCCAAAGATGCCAATCGTGCACCAAAGCGAAAGGATATTTTAAGCAAAGCTGAAAAACAATTAGCTGTTAAAAATGCACTGCGTTATTTTCCCAAAAAGTGGCACGAGGTTTTGGCTTCGGAATTCGCCCAGGAGTTAATGGATTTTGGTAGGATTTATATGTACCGTTTTAAACCAACATATAAAATGTATGCTAGAGATATTACTAAATATCCTGCAAAATCGTTGCAAGCGGCTTCCGTCATGCTCATGATTCAAAATAACTTAAACCCGGAGGTGGCACAGCACCCCGAAGAGCTGATTACCTATGGCGGGAATGGTGCGGTTTTTCAAAATTGGGCGCAATATTTGTTAACGATGCAATATTTAGCTAATATGACCGACGAGCATACCTTGCATTTATATTCAGGTCATCCTATGGGGCTGTTTCCTTCGCCAATACAGGCGCCTCGGGTAGTGGTAACTAATGGCATGATGGTTCCCAATTATTCAAAACCAGACGATTGGGAAAAATTCAATGCCCTAGGGGTTACCCAATACGGGCAAATGACGGCGGGTTCGTTTATGTATATTGGCCCTCAAGGTATAGTCCATGGTACTACCATTACGGTTATGAATGCGTTTAGAAAAAAGTTGTCAAAAAACGGTTCCCCAGCTGGGAAAATATTTTTAACCGCCGGACTGGGTGGAATGAGCGGAGCACAGCCTAAAGCAGGAAACATTGTAGGTTGTATTACGGTGTGCGCCGAGGTAAATCCCAAAGCAGCCACTAAACGCTACGAACAAGGTTGGGTAGATGTTTTGGTCGATAACCTTAAAGATTTAGTTGCTAGGGTGAAAAAGGCTCAAACAGAAAAAGAAATCGTTTCTATGGCTTATATCGGCAATGTGGTTGATGTTTGGGAACGTTTTTATGATGAAAACATTTTTATCGATGTAGGTTCAGACCAGACTTCGTTGCATATTCCATGGACTGGTGGTTATTATCCTGAAGGGGTGCCGTATGAAGATGCAAACCGAATGATTAGGGAAGCACCAGAAAGATTTAAAGAAAAGGTTCAAGAATCGTTGTGCCGTCATGCAGCAGCCATAAACAAACACGCCAAACGCGGCACTTATTTTTTCGATTATGGTAATGCCTTTTTGTTAGAGGCGTCGAGAGCAGGAGCTGATGTTATGGCGGCAAACAGTATCGATTTTAAATATCCTTCGTATGTTCAGGATATTTTGGGTCCCATGTGTTTTGATTATGGTTTTGGACCATTCCGATGGGTGTGCACTTCAGGAAAACCTGAAGATTTGGAAGCTACTGATGCCATGGCAGCTGAAGTTTTGCAGAATATTATGCAAACGGCTCCTGAAGAAATACAGTTGCAAATGCAAGATAACATTACTTGGATAAAAAATGCAAAGTCCAATAATTTGGTGGTTGGTTCGCAAGCCCGTATTTTATATGCAGATGCTGAAGGGCGCACTAAAATAGCCCAAGCTTTTAATGATGCAGTGGGCAGAGGTGTTATCGGACCTGTTGTTTTAGGGCGCGACCACCACGATGTTAGCGGTACCGATTCACCGTACCGGGAAACCTCCAATATTTTCGACGGCAGTAAGTTTACTGCTGATATGGCGATGCAAAATGTGATTGGCGATAGTTTTCGTGGGGCTACTTGGGTCTCTATCCATAATGGTGGCGGTGTTGGCTGGGGGGAGGTCATTAATGGCGGATTTGGTATGCTACTCGATGGTACAAAAGAAGCTGAAGAACGGTTGAAAAGCATGTTGTTTTTCGATGTCAATAATGGTATTGCTCGTAGGAGTTGGGCAAGAAACGACGAGGCATTATTTGCCATTAAACGTGAAATGCAACGAACACCTAATTTAAAAGTAACCTTGCCTAATTTAGTTAAAAACGAATGCTTGGAAAACCTATTTTAA
- the hutI gene encoding imidazolonepropionase: protein MRTLFKNIKELLQVRETPVDFVSDKAMANLPTIKNAFLLIEDGLISDFGNMENCSEIQVEKVIDAKGKMVLPTWCDSHTHLVYAGNRESEFVDKIKGLSYQEIADKGGGILNSAKTLQNTSEDNLYKQSKKRLEEVIAMGTGAIEIKSGYGLTVESELKMLSVIKRLKAHYDLPIKATFLGAHAVPSEYKNNKEGYLNLIIDEMIPLVTEAQLADYIDVFCEAGYFSVEDTERILNAGKTYGLQPKIHVNQFNSIGGVRVGVKFNALSVDHLEEIKPNDIEALKGATTMPVALPGCSFFLGIPYTPGRKIIDNGLPLALASDYNPGSAPSGNMNFVVSLACINMKLTPEEAINAATINGAYAMGLQHEVGSITKGKKANLILTKPINSYQFMPYSFGANQVESVFINGKAVS from the coding sequence ATGCGAACACTATTTAAAAACATAAAAGAACTATTGCAAGTTCGGGAAACACCTGTCGATTTTGTTTCTGATAAGGCCATGGCTAATTTGCCCACCATTAAAAATGCATTTCTTTTGATTGAAGACGGTTTGATTTCTGATTTTGGCAACATGGAAAACTGTTCTGAAATTCAAGTCGAAAAGGTTATTGATGCTAAAGGAAAAATGGTTTTGCCCACTTGGTGCGATTCGCATACACACTTGGTATATGCTGGAAATAGGGAAAGCGAGTTTGTCGATAAAATAAAAGGCTTGTCGTATCAAGAAATCGCAGATAAAGGTGGTGGGATTTTAAATTCAGCAAAAACGCTTCAAAACACTTCAGAAGACAATCTATACAAACAGTCAAAAAAACGATTGGAAGAGGTTATAGCCATGGGCACGGGTGCCATCGAAATTAAATCGGGTTATGGTTTAACGGTCGAATCTGAATTGAAAATGCTCAGTGTCATTAAACGTCTAAAGGCACATTACGATTTGCCAATAAAGGCTACATTTTTAGGAGCGCATGCGGTTCCTTCGGAATATAAAAATAATAAAGAAGGCTATTTGAATCTAATTATAGATGAAATGATTCCGTTGGTAACAGAAGCCCAATTGGCCGATTATATAGATGTGTTTTGTGAAGCGGGATATTTTTCTGTTGAAGATACAGAGCGTATTCTTAACGCAGGAAAAACTTATGGTTTACAACCAAAAATTCATGTTAATCAATTTAACTCGATAGGAGGGGTACGGGTTGGTGTTAAGTTTAATGCATTATCAGTGGACCATTTGGAAGAAATAAAACCTAACGATATTGAGGCTTTAAAAGGAGCGACAACAATGCCCGTAGCCTTGCCTGGCTGCTCGTTCTTTTTGGGTATTCCTTATACGCCTGGTCGGAAAATAATTGATAATGGTTTGCCTCTAGCTTTGGCAAGCGATTACAATCCTGGTTCGGCACCTTCGGGTAATATGAATTTTGTAGTGTCTTTAGCTTGCATTAATATGAAGTTGACGCCTGAAGAAGCGATAAATGCAGCTACTATAAATGGTGCCTATGCCATGGGATTGCAACATGAAGTCGGTTCAATAACCAAAGGTAAAAAAGCCAATTTAATCCTTACAAAACCAATAAATTCATATCAATTTATGCCGTATTCGTTTGGCGCTAATCAGGTTGAGTCTGTTTTTATAAATGGTAAAGCAGTGAGTTGA
- a CDS encoding heparan-alpha-glucosaminide N-acetyltransferase domain-containing protein gives MQPKSSRIESIDILRGVVMVIMALDHVRDYFYYGAFFNSPTNLETTTPFLFFTRFITHYCAPVFIFLAGTSAFLYGQKKSKPELFKFLSTRGIWLTLLEITVNNLIWKFDLTYSRLILQVIWAIGLSMVALSFLIFLSKKALLAIGSIIVLCHNLLDGVMMNGTSFKSIVWYILHQPNFIPLENGNNIGVFYPVLPWLGLMVLGYCLGTLYTKDFNIKSRKKWLLILGIGSVALFFILRGINVYGDMMPWSVQDTTAKTIMSFFKVTKYPPSLAYMLITMGPALLFLYGIEHVKNKITDFFLVFGRVPLFYYFLHVLVIHLLAIVGILIFGGNWKHMILTKEVFDNALLINYGYSLFSVYMVWIFVIALLYFPSKKYMLYKANNKNKWWLSYL, from the coding sequence ATGCAACCAAAAAGCAGCCGTATAGAGTCTATTGATATTTTAAGAGGTGTCGTTATGGTGATTATGGCTTTAGACCATGTTCGTGATTATTTCTATTATGGTGCTTTTTTTAACAGCCCTACCAATTTAGAAACCACTACACCATTTTTGTTTTTCACGCGTTTTATAACACACTATTGTGCTCCAGTTTTTATCTTTTTAGCAGGAACATCGGCGTTTTTATATGGTCAAAAGAAAAGTAAACCCGAACTATTTAAGTTTCTGTCTACCAGAGGTATATGGCTTACCCTATTAGAAATAACGGTAAATAACCTTATTTGGAAATTCGATTTAACCTACAGCCGACTTATTCTTCAAGTTATTTGGGCCATTGGTTTGAGCATGGTTGCTTTGTCTTTTTTAATTTTTTTATCAAAAAAAGCCTTGTTGGCAATAGGAAGTATTATAGTTCTCTGTCATAATTTATTAGACGGTGTCATGATGAATGGTACAAGCTTCAAATCCATTGTTTGGTACATACTACACCAACCAAATTTTATTCCTTTAGAAAACGGTAACAATATTGGCGTGTTTTATCCCGTTCTGCCCTGGTTAGGCCTCATGGTTTTGGGTTATTGTTTAGGGACACTTTATACCAAAGATTTCAACATTAAAAGCAGAAAAAAATGGCTACTAATCCTGGGTATTGGCTCTGTAGCTCTTTTTTTTATTCTTCGAGGCATCAATGTTTATGGCGACATGATGCCATGGTCTGTTCAAGATACTACAGCCAAAACCATTATGTCGTTTTTTAAGGTTACCAAATATCCACCATCGTTAGCATATATGCTCATAACCATGGGGCCTGCCCTGTTGTTTCTATATGGTATCGAACATGTGAAAAATAAAATAACCGATTTCTTTTTGGTCTTCGGAAGAGTGCCCTTGTTTTATTATTTTCTACACGTTTTAGTCATTCATCTTCTTGCTATAGTTGGTATTTTAATTTTTGGAGGAAACTGGAAACATATGATTTTAACCAAAGAAGTATTTGATAATGCATTACTTATCAACTATGGTTATTCTCTCTTTTCTGTTTATATGGTTTGGATTTTTGTTATTGCCCTGCTCTATTTCCCCAGCAAAAAGTACATGCTTTATAAAGCCAACAATAAAAATAAATGGTGGTTAAGCTATTTATGA
- a CDS encoding ester cyclase — MKTSTIIFALTFGLSILSCNNSKTEKNISIYTSTWDQIINEGNLDLINHENFTEDITLISSPENIVGVENVKAYYQNFITGFSDIEFRTVDAFSQGDKIVKHWSFKGNNTGEFFGMPPTGKSVNIDGVTLVKMQNGKIAQEHDFIDNMVFMQQLGIVSAYENTSIVDNMYKAFGEGDIPKVLASLDENVVWNEAEGNAYADGNPYIGPDAIVNGVFARLGKDHEYFNLTDINLHNMNNNQVLATLRYDAKLKTTGKTYNAQAAHLWTLDNGKVVAFQQYVDTKKLNDVSKK, encoded by the coding sequence ATGAAAACATCAACAATTATTTTTGCTTTAACATTTGGACTGAGTATTCTGTCCTGCAACAACTCCAAAACTGAAAAAAACATTTCAATCTACACAAGCACTTGGGACCAAATTATTAATGAAGGTAATCTGGATTTGATAAACCATGAGAATTTCACGGAAGATATTACCCTGATTTCCTCCCCTGAAAACATTGTAGGTGTTGAAAACGTAAAAGCCTACTACCAAAACTTTATTACTGGATTTTCTGATATTGAATTCAGAACGGTTGATGCCTTTAGCCAAGGTGATAAAATAGTAAAGCATTGGAGTTTTAAAGGCAATAATACTGGTGAGTTTTTTGGAATGCCACCCACTGGAAAATCAGTAAACATTGATGGGGTAACCTTAGTGAAAATGCAAAATGGCAAAATAGCACAAGAGCATGATTTTATTGACAATATGGTCTTTATGCAACAATTAGGAATCGTATCAGCCTATGAAAACACTAGCATTGTAGACAATATGTACAAGGCCTTTGGTGAGGGTGATATACCAAAAGTACTTGCCAGCTTAGACGAAAATGTTGTGTGGAATGAAGCTGAAGGCAATGCTTATGCAGATGGCAACCCATACATTGGCCCTGATGCGATTGTAAATGGTGTTTTTGCTCGTCTAGGTAAAGACCATGAATATTTTAATTTGACCGACATCAACCTTCACAACATGAACAACAACCAAGTTTTGGCTACACTAAGGTATGATGCCAAACTAAAAACAACAGGAAAAACCTATAACGCACAGGCTGCCCATCTTTGGACACTTGACAATGGTAAAGTTGTCGCTTTTCAACAATATGTTGATACTAAAAAACTAAATGATGTCAGTAAAAAATAA
- a CDS encoding MFS transporter, with protein MNQNEFRNELVELKKKVYLSENATLRYLVFSALYISEGIPIGITFLAIPAWLAMNDINAAVIASYVSIITIPWSFKFFLAPIIDRYTAIAYGRKRPWIIMGQLGLIFSFLAFGFVQDPINNVSGLMLCGFFISLFGAIQDIAIDGMAVDIIPLHQQARANGVMWGSRILGQSLSLLLGTTLINIVGFTNAITSLALVVALIILVPIFFREHRGEKLMPWTNGKASKTSQDAQIHNWSILIKNLLKAVVLPSSIILCFGMFITGTLSGLIEVFSPIFTVQELNWTNTDFSKIYSIASIVGGCIGMVAGGFIIDLIGTKKMILILLTIITALIVSLGLIPNNWHNNSIIYGFIILYNLVVTLLNIAILATAMKISWQKISATQFTLYMTLNNLGVAAGSWLFGELHKNLTWSPIIFCMAAFPVLAFFVFKTINIKKHLMRLEHLKVN; from the coding sequence ATGAACCAAAACGAGTTTAGAAACGAATTGGTTGAACTAAAGAAAAAAGTCTATTTATCTGAAAACGCCACATTACGTTATTTGGTTTTTTCTGCTTTATACATATCAGAAGGAATCCCTATTGGCATTACGTTCTTGGCTATTCCTGCATGGCTTGCCATGAACGATATAAATGCTGCAGTAATTGCCTCCTATGTTTCTATCATTACAATTCCATGGAGTTTTAAATTCTTTCTAGCCCCCATTATAGACCGCTATACAGCAATTGCTTATGGAAGAAAACGCCCTTGGATCATTATGGGGCAATTAGGTTTAATTTTTAGCTTTCTTGCCTTTGGTTTTGTTCAAGACCCGATAAATAATGTAAGCGGTTTAATGCTTTGCGGCTTTTTTATCAGTTTGTTTGGAGCTATTCAAGACATAGCTATAGATGGTATGGCCGTAGATATTATTCCGTTACACCAGCAAGCAAGAGCTAATGGTGTTATGTGGGGCTCTAGAATTCTAGGCCAATCCCTATCACTTCTTCTAGGGACAACCCTAATTAATATTGTTGGCTTTACTAACGCCATAACTTCTTTAGCTCTTGTAGTTGCACTGATTATTTTAGTTCCCATTTTTTTCAGGGAACATCGAGGAGAAAAACTAATGCCTTGGACAAATGGAAAGGCTTCAAAAACATCTCAAGATGCACAAATACACAATTGGAGTATACTCATTAAAAACCTATTAAAAGCTGTTGTTCTTCCCTCAAGTATTATTTTGTGTTTTGGAATGTTTATTACAGGCACCCTTTCTGGCCTAATAGAAGTATTTTCTCCAATTTTTACTGTTCAAGAACTCAATTGGACCAACACCGATTTTTCTAAAATATATTCTATAGCCTCTATTGTAGGAGGCTGCATAGGCATGGTTGCTGGCGGGTTCATTATCGACCTCATTGGCACAAAAAAGATGATACTAATACTATTAACCATTATAACCGCTCTTATTGTCTCATTAGGTCTAATTCCAAACAACTGGCATAACAATTCCATCATTTATGGCTTCATCATTCTTTACAATTTAGTGGTCACTCTACTTAACATTGCCATTTTAGCCACAGCTATGAAAATTTCGTGGCAAAAAATATCTGCTACCCAATTTACGCTTTACATGACATTAAATAACCTCGGAGTAGCCGCTGGCTCTTGGCTATTTGGTGAACTTCATAAAAATTTGACTTGGAGCCCTATAATATTTTGTATGGCAGCATTTCCTGTTTTAGCATTTTTTGTTTTCAAAACAATTAATATCAAGAAACACTTAATGAGGTTAGAACATTTAAAAGTTAACTAA
- the lysA gene encoding diaminopimelate decarboxylase, producing the protein MTENQLLQIAQEFGSPVYVYDAHKIEAQYKRLTGAFKSVKHLKINYAVKALSNISILKLLKSLGSGIDTVSIQEVKLGLAAGFKPEQIIFTPNGVSLNEIEEAAKLGVKINIDNLSILEQFGTKHPNIPVCIRINPHVMAGGNANISVGHIDSKFGISIHQIPHILRIVENTKMTINGIHMHTGSDILDIEVFLYASEILFETAKQFKNLDFIDFGSGFKVPYKAGDIETNIEELGQKLTERFNEFCKNYGKDLTLAFEPGKFLVSESGYFLTQVNAVKQTTSTVFAQVDSGFNHLVRPMFYGSHHDISNISNPNGRERFYTVVGYICETDTFGSNRRIKEITEGDVLCFKNAGAYCFSMASNYNSRFRPAEVLWYNDQAHLIRKRETFDDIIKNQVEVDFTETDKKKAVK; encoded by the coding sequence ATGACAGAAAATCAATTGCTGCAAATTGCACAAGAGTTTGGCAGCCCCGTTTATGTTTACGACGCCCATAAAATTGAAGCGCAATACAAAAGACTTACCGGTGCGTTTAAAAGCGTAAAGCACCTTAAGATCAACTATGCTGTTAAAGCACTGTCTAACATTTCAATTTTAAAACTTTTAAAGTCTTTAGGCTCTGGAATAGATACGGTTTCCATTCAAGAAGTAAAATTGGGCTTAGCTGCTGGGTTTAAGCCCGAGCAAATAATTTTTACTCCTAACGGTGTATCATTAAACGAAATTGAGGAAGCGGCCAAACTTGGGGTAAAAATAAATATAGACAACCTTTCTATTTTAGAACAGTTTGGCACGAAACATCCTAATATCCCAGTTTGCATACGTATAAACCCACATGTAATGGCCGGTGGAAATGCTAACATTTCGGTGGGGCATATCGATTCGAAATTCGGTATTTCCATTCACCAGATTCCACATATCCTTCGTATTGTTGAAAATACTAAAATGACTATTAACGGTATTCATATGCACACTGGAAGTGACATTTTAGATATTGAAGTGTTTTTATATGCTAGTGAAATTTTGTTTGAAACAGCGAAACAATTTAAAAATCTAGATTTTATTGATTTCGGTTCTGGGTTTAAAGTACCTTATAAAGCAGGCGATATTGAAACCAACATTGAAGAATTGGGCCAAAAACTTACTGAAAGATTCAACGAATTCTGTAAAAATTACGGCAAAGACTTAACCTTGGCTTTCGAGCCTGGGAAGTTTTTGGTAAGTGAATCTGGGTACTTTTTAACACAAGTAAACGCCGTTAAACAAACTACATCAACGGTGTTTGCCCAAGTTGATTCTGGCTTTAACCATCTTGTTCGCCCTATGTTTTACGGGTCGCACCATGACATTAGTAACATTTCAAACCCTAATGGCCGAGAGCGTTTTTATACCGTTGTGGGCTACATTTGCGAAACCGATACTTTTGGCAGCAACCGCCGTATTAAAGAAATTACAGAAGGCGATGTGCTTTGTTTTAAAAATGCCGGTGCATATTGTTTTTCTATGGCCAGCAACTATAACTCACGGTTTCGTCCAGCAGAGGTACTTTGGTATAACGACCAAGCGCACCTGATTAGAAAACGCGAAACATTTGACGATATAATAAAAAATCAGGTTGAAGTGGATTTTACTGAAACTGATAAGAAAAAAGCCGTTAAATAG
- the sucC gene encoding ADP-forming succinate--CoA ligase subunit beta, whose product MNLHEYQGKEILSSFGVRIQRGIVAQNANEAVAAAKQLTSETGTSWHVIKAQVHAGGRGKGGGVKLAKNLKEVEELAGQIIGMDLVTPQTSAAGKRVHQVLVAEDVYYPGESETSEFYMSVLLNRGTGRNMIMYSTEGGMDIETVAEETPHLIFTEEIDPSVGIMPFQARRIAFNLGLSGMAFKEMTKFVTALYTAYVKSDSSLFEINPVLKTSDDKIMAVDAKVTIDDNALFRHKDYVDLRDIREESAIEVEAGEKGLNYVDLDGNVGCMVNGAGLAMATMDLIKQAGGEPANFLDVGGTADAARVEAAFKIILKDPAVKAILINIFGGIVRCDRVAQGVIDAYKNMGNINVPIIVRLQGTNADVAKELIDNSGLDVLSATEFQEAADKVQEVLS is encoded by the coding sequence ATGAATTTACACGAATATCAAGGCAAAGAAATATTGAGTAGTTTTGGCGTACGTATCCAACGTGGTATTGTGGCACAAAATGCGAATGAGGCAGTTGCTGCAGCAAAACAACTAACTAGCGAAACAGGCACCAGTTGGCATGTAATAAAAGCACAGGTTCACGCTGGTGGACGTGGTAAAGGGGGCGGTGTAAAACTGGCCAAAAACCTTAAAGAAGTAGAAGAGCTAGCGGGACAAATAATTGGAATGGATTTGGTAACGCCACAAACATCTGCTGCTGGTAAGCGTGTACATCAGGTTTTGGTTGCTGAAGATGTGTATTATCCAGGTGAAAGTGAAACAAGCGAATTTTACATGTCTGTTTTACTTAACAGAGGTACAGGTCGTAATATGATTATGTATTCAACTGAAGGAGGAATGGATATCGAAACTGTAGCCGAAGAAACTCCACATTTAATTTTTACAGAAGAAATCGATCCTTCTGTTGGAATCATGCCATTTCAAGCAAGACGTATTGCTTTTAATCTAGGTTTGTCTGGTATGGCATTTAAGGAAATGACAAAATTTGTAACTGCGTTGTACACGGCTTATGTAAAATCTGATTCATCGTTATTTGAAATCAATCCCGTTTTAAAAACCAGTGATGATAAAATAATGGCTGTTGATGCCAAGGTGACTATCGATGATAATGCTCTTTTTAGACATAAAGATTATGTAGATTTAAGAGATATTAGAGAAGAAAGTGCCATTGAAGTTGAGGCAGGTGAAAAAGGACTTAACTATGTAGACCTTGATGGAAACGTAGGTTGTATGGTTAACGGAGCCGGTTTGGCCATGGCAACAATGGATTTAATTAAACAAGCGGGAGGTGAGCCGGCCAACTTTTTAGATGTTGGTGGTACTGCCGATGCTGCACGAGTTGAAGCTGCTTTTAAAATCATCTTAAAAGACCCTGCGGTAAAAGCCATTTTGATTAATATATTTGGAGGTATTGTACGTTGTGATAGAGTAGCACAAGGTGTTATCGATGCATACAAGAATATGGGCAATATTAATGTGCCAATTATTGTGCGTTTACAAGGCACCAATGCCGATGTTGCTAAAGAGTTAATTGATAACTCTGGGTTGGATGTATTGAGCGCAACTGAATTCCAAGAAGCGGCAGATAAAGTTCAGGAAGTTTTGTCTTAA
- a CDS encoding DUF1456 family protein yields the protein MTNNDILKKLRVALKLRDDDIVKILALVDFRISKSELGAFFRREDHPKYMECGDQILRNFLNGLVIHMRGPMPKKGENKAQKKSNN from the coding sequence ATGACTAATAATGATATTCTTAAAAAATTACGTGTAGCCTTAAAATTAAGAGACGATGATATTGTAAAGATTTTGGCTCTGGTAGATTTTAGGATTTCTAAAAGCGAATTGGGTGCCTTTTTTAGGCGCGAAGACCACCCAAAATATATGGAGTGTGGTGACCAGATACTACGGAATTTTTTAAATGGATTGGTTATTCATATGCGAGGGCCTATGCCCAAAAAAGGAGAAAACAAAGCACAAAAAAAGAGCAACAATTGA
- a CDS encoding TerB family tellurite resistance protein: MINRVEKLSLLSEMIAFAKYDKDIRRIEYNFLLGVAKQLDIAREDFEYLLENPVSYTHLKSHSERIVQFHRLVLLMNIEQEYEGEDNAAGVTKLYNFGLRMGLSHESITKVLYLMESFPNKIVPPDVLIDIFKTQYN, encoded by the coding sequence ATGATTAATAGAGTAGAAAAATTGAGTCTCTTATCTGAAATGATTGCTTTTGCAAAATATGATAAAGACATACGGAGAATAGAATACAACTTTTTGTTGGGCGTGGCAAAACAACTAGATATTGCACGAGAAGATTTTGAATATTTATTAGAAAACCCAGTATCATATACCCATTTAAAATCGCATAGTGAACGCATAGTGCAATTCCATAGACTAGTGTTGTTAATGAATATTGAACAGGAATATGAAGGGGAAGATAACGCTGCAGGAGTCACAAAGCTTTACAACTTTGGTTTACGAATGGGGTTGAGCCACGAATCGATTACCAAAGTGTTGTATTTAATGGAAAGTTTTCCAAATAAAATTGTACCGCCCGATGTTTTAATAGATATTTTTAAAACGCAATACAATTAA